A section of the Pseudomonas sp. Q1-7 genome encodes:
- a CDS encoding M14 family metallopeptidase, translating to MKISSDFDSGNIEVIDASNPEQVLLAMRPDLKSHHFQWFHFKVEDMVPGQRHGFSLTNAGQSAYRHAWSGYNAAASYDQVHWFRVPSRFDDQGLHFALEPTHEQIWFAYFEPYSRARHDWLISEALDNADAEIVAIGKSIEGRDIPLLRVSRNPQAQRKVWIIAQQHPGEHMAEWYMEGVIERLSKKGDAEMDALLQKADLYLVPNMNPDGAFRGHLRTNAAGKDLNRAWQSANDTETPEVFFVQQQMRKLGVDLFLDIHGDEEIPHVFTAGCEGNPGYTPRLEALESEFRQRLVDMGAEFQTEFGYPRDEPGKANTTLACNAVGMAFDCLSFTIEMPFKDHDDNPHPRTAWNGERSKRLGKDVLSVVAAMVDRLR from the coding sequence ATGAAGATCAGCTCGGACTTCGACAGCGGCAACATCGAAGTGATTGACGCCAGCAACCCGGAACAGGTTCTGCTGGCCATGCGTCCGGACCTGAAGAGTCACCACTTCCAGTGGTTTCACTTCAAGGTCGAGGACATGGTCCCCGGCCAGCGTCACGGCTTCAGCCTGACCAACGCCGGACAGTCCGCCTACCGTCACGCCTGGAGCGGCTACAACGCCGCCGCCTCCTACGACCAGGTCCACTGGTTCCGCGTGCCCAGCCGCTTCGACGACCAGGGCCTGCACTTCGCCCTGGAGCCGACCCACGAGCAGATCTGGTTCGCCTATTTCGAACCCTACAGCCGCGCCCGCCACGATTGGCTGATCAGCGAGGCGCTGGATAACGCCGATGCCGAGATCGTCGCCATCGGTAAGAGCATCGAAGGCCGCGATATCCCGCTGCTGCGCGTCAGCCGCAATCCGCAGGCGCAGCGCAAGGTCTGGATCATCGCCCAGCAGCACCCCGGCGAGCACATGGCCGAGTGGTACATGGAGGGGGTGATCGAGCGCCTGTCGAAGAAGGGCGATGCCGAGATGGACGCCTTGCTGCAGAAGGCGGACCTCTACCTGGTGCCGAACATGAACCCGGACGGCGCCTTCCGTGGTCACCTGCGTACCAATGCCGCCGGCAAGGACCTCAACCGTGCCTGGCAGTCGGCCAACGACACGGAAACCCCGGAGGTGTTCTTCGTCCAGCAGCAGATGCGCAAGTTGGGCGTGGACCTGTTCCTCGACATCCACGGCGACGAGGAAATCCCCCACGTGTTCACCGCCGGCTGCGAAGGCAACCCCGGTTACACGCCGCGCCTGGAAGCCCTGGAAAGCGAATTCCGCCAGCGCCTGGTGGACATGGGGGCGGAGTTCCAGACGGAATTCGGCTATCCCCGCGACGAGCCGGGCAAGGCCAATACCACCCTGGCCTGCAACGCCGTGGGCATGGCTTTCGACTGCCTGTCGTTCACCATCGAGATGCCGTTCAAGGACCACGACGACAACCCGCACCCGCGCACCGCCTGGAATGGCGAGCGCTCCAAGCGCCTGGGCAAGGATGTGCTGTCGGTGGTGGCGGCGATGGTGGACAGGTTGCGCTGA
- a CDS encoding YceH family protein, giving the protein MSSEIHAQFAEAPLNATEARLLGSLIEKQATTPESYPLTLNALVLAANQKTSREPVMNVTPGQAGQALRNLEARGLVKLVMGSRADRWEQRADKALEVVQPQLILIGLLLLRGPQTLGELLTRSNRMSDFDDTEDVRHQLERLIGRGLVVLMPRQGGQREDRYMHLLGEPADLEALLEARASQPERSESRAAADARLEELEARVADLEARLARLEDRRDE; this is encoded by the coding sequence ATGTCCAGCGAGATTCACGCCCAGTTCGCCGAAGCCCCCCTCAATGCCACCGAGGCCCGGCTGCTTGGCAGCCTGATCGAGAAACAGGCCACCACCCCCGAGTCCTACCCGCTGACCCTCAATGCCCTGGTGCTGGCGGCCAACCAGAAAACCAGCCGCGAGCCGGTGATGAACGTCACCCCCGGCCAGGCCGGCCAGGCGCTGCGCAACCTGGAGGCGCGCGGCCTGGTGAAGCTGGTGATGGGCAGCCGCGCCGACCGCTGGGAGCAGCGCGCGGACAAGGCCCTGGAAGTGGTGCAGCCGCAACTGATCCTGATCGGCCTGCTGCTGCTGCGCGGCCCGCAGACTCTCGGCGAACTGCTGACCCGCAGCAACCGCATGAGCGATTTCGACGACACCGAGGACGTCCGCCACCAGTTGGAGCGCCTGATCGGCCGGGGCCTGGTGGTGCTGATGCCGCGCCAGGGCGGCCAGCGCGAGGATCGCTACATGCACCTGCTGGGCGAGCCGGCCGACCTCGAAGCCCTGCTGGAGGCCCGCGCCAGCCAGCCGGAGCGGAGCGAGTCCCGCGCCGCCGCCGATGCCCGCCTCGAAGAACTGGAGGCCCGTGTAGCCGACCTGGAAGCGCGCCTGGCGCGCCTGGAAGACCGCCGCGACGAGTGA
- a CDS encoding LysR family transcriptional regulator codes for MNLFEDMRVFVVVVETGGFSAAAQRLNIAKSVVSRRMSALERHLECRLFNRTTRRLSLTETGLEYFEHAQRILRDLAEAEEATRGLQRELRGRLRLAAPMSFGLKHLSPALNEFMRAHPGLEVELDLNDRYVDLVNEGYDLTLRIGRLPDSTLVARELGPCPHAVCASPAYLAEQGIPEVPDDLRKHQCLGYKNRASSSQWQFLMGREWRSVVVRPRLIANNGEVLVQAAVDGLGLVSLPRFLLEESLASGALVEVLRDFPLPSSQIYAVCPPGRRLPAKVRALIDFLVERFSR; via the coding sequence ATGAATCTGTTCGAAGACATGCGGGTGTTCGTGGTGGTGGTCGAGACCGGCGGCTTTTCGGCGGCGGCGCAGCGGCTGAATATCGCCAAGTCGGTGGTCAGCCGGCGCATGAGCGCCCTGGAACGGCACCTGGAATGCCGGCTGTTCAACCGCACCACGCGGCGCCTGAGCCTCACCGAGACCGGCCTCGAATACTTCGAGCACGCCCAGCGCATCCTCCGCGACCTGGCCGAGGCCGAGGAGGCCACGCGCGGCCTGCAGCGCGAGCTGCGCGGCCGGCTGCGGCTGGCGGCGCCGATGTCCTTCGGCCTCAAGCACCTGTCGCCGGCGCTCAACGAATTCATGCGCGCCCATCCCGGGCTCGAAGTGGAGCTGGACCTCAACGACCGCTACGTGGACCTGGTCAACGAAGGCTACGACCTGACCCTGCGCATCGGCCGCCTGCCGGATTCCACCCTGGTGGCCCGCGAACTCGGCCCCTGTCCCCATGCCGTTTGCGCCAGCCCGGCCTACCTGGCGGAACAGGGCATTCCCGAAGTGCCGGACGACCTGCGCAAGCACCAGTGCCTGGGCTACAAGAACCGCGCCAGCAGCAGCCAGTGGCAGTTCCTCATGGGGCGCGAGTGGCGTTCGGTGGTGGTGCGGCCACGGCTGATCGCCAACAATGGCGAGGTGCTGGTGCAAGCGGCGGTGGATGGTCTGGGGCTGGTGTCGTTGCCGCGCTTCCTGCTGGAGGAAAGCCTCGCCAGCGGCGCGCTGGTGGAGGTGCTGCGGGACTTTCCGCTGCCCAGCTCGCAGATCTACGCCGTCTGCCCGCCGGGGCGGCGACTGCCGGCGAAAGTGCGGGCCCTCATCGACTTCCTGGTGGAGCGCTTTTCTCGGTAG
- a CDS encoding Rieske (2Fe-2S) protein, which yields MNALCALEDIADGGALALEAPPNGVPLVLLRRRGEVWAYRNRCPHFSVPLDYRPGEFSTYRGQVLMCAHHSALFRFEDGHCIEGPCEGSRLEAVPVRVVEGWVVMAGA from the coding sequence ATGAACGCACTCTGCGCGCTGGAGGACATCGCCGACGGTGGCGCCCTGGCCCTGGAGGCCCCTCCCAATGGCGTGCCACTGGTGCTGCTGCGCCGGCGCGGCGAGGTCTGGGCCTACCGCAATCGCTGCCCGCATTTCTCGGTGCCGCTGGACTACCGCCCCGGCGAGTTCAGCACCTACCGCGGTCAGGTGCTGATGTGTGCCCACCACAGCGCCCTGTTCCGTTTCGAGGACGGTCACTGCATCGAAGGGCCCTGCGAGGGCAGCCGCCTGGAAGCGGTGCCGGTCAGGGTGGTGGAGGGGTGGGTGGTTATGGCGGGCGCTTGA
- a CDS encoding YciI family protein gives MSQYFAIFATDKPDRLALRNQVRPAHREHLRNPYPHRVVVRLGGPTLDSGNGHMNGTLLVVEAMSLAEVQAFLGDDPYVRAGLFEQIEIRPWNWGLGNPELRG, from the coding sequence ATGAGTCAGTACTTCGCGATCTTCGCCACCGACAAGCCCGACCGGCTGGCGCTGCGCAACCAGGTGCGTCCGGCCCATCGCGAACACCTGCGCAACCCCTATCCGCACCGGGTGGTGGTGCGCCTCGGCGGGCCCACCCTGGACAGCGGCAACGGCCACATGAACGGCACCCTGCTGGTGGTGGAGGCCATGAGCCTGGCGGAGGTGCAGGCCTTCCTCGGCGACGATCCCTATGTGCGCGCGGGCCTGTTCGAACAGATCGAGATCCGCCCGTGGAACTGGGGCCTGGGCAACCCGGAGCTGCGCGGATGA
- a CDS encoding intradiol ring-cleavage dioxygenase, with protein MNKIPANEAKISDQAVTAFGNTPNPRLRQVLQGLVCHLHAFASEVELTEEEWLAGIRFLTDTGKLCDGVVRQEFILLSDVLGLSMLVDAINHRACEAATETTVFGPFYIAGMPERGQGENMAFSPGEPALVQGRVLDSAGQPIANALLDVWQTAENGMYSGQDTEQPLANLRGRYRTDGEGRFAIRTIIPVSYPIPTDGPVGRLLQASDRHPWRPAHLHFMVMAEGHRTLVTHLFNHDDPYLETDVVFGVKDSLKVVYQPCGADHPLAARYDFSGPFRLATYDFVLERA; from the coding sequence ATGAACAAGATCCCGGCCAACGAAGCCAAGATTTCCGACCAGGCCGTCACGGCGTTCGGTAATACCCCGAACCCGCGCCTGCGCCAGGTCCTGCAGGGCCTGGTGTGCCATCTGCATGCCTTCGCCAGCGAGGTGGAACTGACCGAGGAGGAGTGGCTGGCGGGCATCCGCTTCCTCACCGACACCGGCAAGCTCTGCGATGGCGTGGTGCGCCAGGAGTTCATCCTGCTGTCGGATGTGCTCGGCCTGTCCATGCTGGTGGATGCCATCAACCACCGGGCCTGCGAGGCCGCCACCGAAACCACGGTGTTCGGTCCCTTCTACATCGCGGGGATGCCCGAGCGGGGCCAGGGCGAGAACATGGCTTTCAGCCCTGGTGAGCCGGCCCTGGTGCAGGGGCGGGTGCTGGACAGCGCCGGACAACCGATCGCCAATGCGCTGCTGGATGTCTGGCAGACCGCGGAGAACGGCATGTACTCCGGCCAGGACACCGAGCAGCCGCTGGCCAACCTGCGGGGCCGCTACCGCACGGATGGCGAAGGCCGCTTCGCCATCCGCACCATCATTCCGGTGAGCTACCCCATTCCCACCGACGGCCCGGTCGGACGCCTGCTGCAGGCCAGCGACCGGCATCCCTGGCGACCGGCGCACCTGCATTTCATGGTCATGGCCGAAGGGCACCGCACCCTGGTCACCCACCTGTTCAACCATGACGACCCCTACCTGGAGACGGATGTGGTGTTCGGCGTGAAGGACTCCCTGAAAGTGGTCTACCAGCCGTGCGGCGCGGACCACCCGCTGGCGGCCCGCTACGACTTCTCCGGGCCATTCCGACTGGCCACCTACGACTTCGTGCTGGAGCGGGCATGA
- a CDS encoding maleylacetate reductase, with the protein MNPFIYQGLASRVVFGWGKLDTLAAELDQLGARRALILTTPEQAALGERVAAILGERAAGIYPRAVMHVPVEVAREARAEAARLGADCCVAIGGGSTIGLGKAIALESGLPILAVPTTYAGSEMTPIYGLTENRLKKTGRDFRVLPKTVVYDPQLSLTLPVAISACSGMNAMAHAVEALYAQDANPIIGLMAEESIRALAEALPAVVADPQDAEARGRALYGAWLAGICLGSVGMAIHHKLCHTLGGTFNLPHAQAHAVVLPHAAHYNREAAAEPLRRAARALGGREAEEVGALLFALNRTLGIPASLAELGLPEEGPAETAVIACSSPYYNPRPFEQDAIETMLVRAWQGLPPA; encoded by the coding sequence ATGAATCCCTTCATCTATCAGGGCCTGGCCTCTCGCGTGGTGTTCGGCTGGGGCAAGCTGGATACCCTGGCCGCCGAACTGGACCAGCTCGGCGCCCGCCGGGCGCTGATTCTCACCACGCCGGAGCAGGCTGCGCTGGGCGAACGGGTGGCGGCCATCCTCGGCGAGCGTGCCGCCGGGATCTACCCGCGGGCGGTGATGCACGTACCGGTGGAGGTGGCGCGGGAGGCACGCGCCGAGGCGGCCCGGTTGGGTGCCGATTGCTGCGTGGCCATCGGCGGCGGTTCCACCATCGGCCTGGGCAAGGCCATCGCCCTGGAGTCGGGTCTGCCGATCCTGGCGGTGCCGACCACCTACGCCGGCTCCGAGATGACCCCCATCTACGGCCTGACCGAAAACCGCCTGAAAAAGACCGGACGCGACTTCCGCGTGCTGCCGAAGACCGTGGTCTATGACCCGCAACTAAGCCTGACGCTGCCGGTGGCGATTTCCGCCTGTTCCGGCATGAACGCCATGGCCCACGCGGTGGAAGCCCTCTACGCCCAGGACGCCAACCCCATCATCGGCCTGATGGCCGAGGAATCCATTCGCGCCCTGGCCGAAGCCCTGCCGGCCGTGGTGGCCGATCCGCAGGACGCCGAGGCCCGTGGTCGCGCGCTCTACGGTGCCTGGCTGGCCGGTATCTGCCTGGGCTCGGTGGGCATGGCCATCCACCACAAGCTCTGCCATACGCTGGGTGGCACCTTCAACCTGCCCCACGCCCAGGCGCATGCCGTGGTGCTGCCCCATGCGGCCCACTACAACCGCGAGGCCGCGGCCGAACCCCTGCGCCGCGCCGCCCGTGCCTTGGGTGGCCGCGAGGCGGAGGAGGTGGGAGCGCTGCTTTTCGCCCTGAATCGCACGTTGGGCATCCCGGCTTCCCTGGCGGAGCTCGGCCTGCCCGAGGAAGGTCCGGCTGAAACGGCGGTGATCGCCTGCTCCAGCCCCTACTACAACCCGCGCCCCTTCGAGCAGGACGCCATCGAAACCATGCTGGTCCGCGCCTGGCAGGGCCTTCCTCCCGCGTAG
- a CDS encoding aldehyde dehydrogenase family protein, which translates to MQNQLFIDGRFVPALKGGTIDVLSPHDGSLITHIAAAEAEDVDLAVAAAKRAFPAWAALSGAERGRLLLKLADKIEKQAEELAQLESLDTGHPIRDSRSLDVPRTAACFRYFGGMADKIEGAVIPVEAGFLNYVQRKPVGVVGQIVPWNFPLMFTSWKMGPALAAGNTVVIKPSEITPLSTLRIAELMKEVGFPDGVVNVVPGYGHTAGQRLAEHDDVGKIAFTGSTATGRRIVEASQGNLKRVQLELGGKGANIVFEDANLEAAVNGAAWAIFHNQGQACIAGSRLILHERIADEFLERFIGLARSIRLGSPLDPDTEMGPLTSAQHRDRVLAYVDIARAQGGRILSGGKAPNDPALADGYYIEPTVVEAQPDHRVAQEEVFGPFVTVLRFSTDEEALAIANGTQYGLGSGLWTRDLQRAHRMAANIHAGMCWINCYKRVSPGSPFGGVGQSGYGREMGFEAIHDYTEARSVWVNVDAKIAPHFKR; encoded by the coding sequence ATGCAGAACCAACTCTTCATCGATGGCCGCTTCGTGCCGGCCCTGAAGGGCGGCACTATCGATGTGCTGTCGCCCCACGATGGCTCGCTGATCACTCACATCGCCGCCGCCGAGGCTGAGGACGTGGACCTGGCGGTGGCCGCCGCCAAGCGAGCCTTTCCGGCCTGGGCGGCCCTGTCCGGCGCCGAGCGCGGACGCCTGCTGCTGAAACTGGCGGACAAGATCGAGAAGCAGGCCGAGGAGCTGGCGCAGCTGGAATCCCTCGACACCGGCCACCCGATCCGCGATTCCCGCAGTCTGGACGTGCCGCGCACGGCCGCCTGCTTCCGCTACTTCGGCGGCATGGCCGACAAGATCGAAGGCGCGGTGATCCCGGTGGAGGCCGGCTTCCTCAACTATGTGCAGCGCAAGCCCGTCGGCGTGGTGGGGCAGATCGTGCCGTGGAACTTCCCGCTGATGTTCACCAGCTGGAAGATGGGGCCGGCGCTGGCCGCCGGCAACACGGTGGTGATCAAACCGTCGGAGATCACACCGCTGTCCACCCTGCGCATCGCCGAGCTGATGAAGGAAGTCGGCTTCCCCGATGGCGTGGTCAACGTGGTGCCGGGCTATGGCCACACCGCCGGCCAGCGCCTGGCCGAGCACGACGACGTGGGCAAGATCGCCTTCACCGGTTCCACCGCCACCGGCCGGCGCATCGTCGAAGCCTCCCAGGGCAACCTCAAGCGGGTGCAACTGGAACTGGGCGGGAAGGGCGCCAATATCGTCTTCGAGGACGCCAACCTGGAGGCTGCCGTGAATGGCGCCGCCTGGGCGATCTTCCACAACCAGGGCCAGGCCTGCATCGCCGGCTCGCGGCTGATCCTCCACGAGCGCATCGCCGACGAATTCCTTGAGCGCTTCATCGGCCTGGCGCGCTCCATCCGTCTGGGCAGCCCGCTGGACCCGGACACCGAGATGGGCCCGCTGACCTCGGCCCAGCACCGCGACCGCGTACTCGCCTACGTGGACATCGCCCGCGCTCAGGGTGGACGCATCCTCAGCGGCGGCAAGGCGCCGAATGACCCTGCGCTTGCCGACGGCTACTACATCGAACCGACGGTGGTGGAGGCCCAGCCAGACCACCGCGTGGCCCAGGAGGAAGTGTTCGGCCCCTTCGTCACCGTACTGCGCTTTTCCACCGACGAAGAGGCCCTGGCCATCGCCAACGGCACCCAGTACGGCCTCGGCAGCGGCCTCTGGACCCGCGACCTGCAGCGCGCTCACCGCATGGCGGCGAACATTCATGCCGGCATGTGCTGGATCAACTGCTACAAGCGCGTCAGCCCCGGTAGCCCCTTCGGCGGCGTCGGCCAGTCCGGCTATGGCCGTGAAATGGGCTTCGAGGCTATCCACGACTACACCGAAGCCCGCTCCGTGTGGGTCAACGTCGACGCGAAGATCGCGCCGCATTTCAAGCGCTGA
- a CDS encoding hydroxyquinol 1,2-dioxygenase: protein MAMLETLDTSASFAADEVEASLPDSVTGYRSFTLGAFTLSRDEYFVRIQWPAKGQERAHLIPADAFLRATMRDVAWGFFYGWVNFDEVIGTRNHYGKVDLYAGTFNGVLREAGVDYTEQFETPKIMATFKAILRDWTNAGFDPFAAPEETGSAFGRKHGDNLEAIERFRVATRRMPGLPDDSPLRDDLPVNRQFADVPQDEPEIHAAAGFEGELHAFNLYKYLSRSDVTWNPSVSSVCKASLFCPTTEEFILPVFHGNDRVEWFLQLSDEIIWDVADKDDGAPRARITMRPGDICAMPADIRHQGYSTKRSMLLVWENATPNLPQRYESGELPPYPVEF from the coding sequence ATGGCCATGCTCGAAACCCTCGACACTTCCGCCAGCTTCGCCGCCGATGAGGTCGAAGCCAGCCTGCCCGATTCCGTTACCGGCTACCGCAGCTTCACGCTGGGTGCCTTCACCCTGTCCCGCGACGAATACTTCGTGCGCATCCAGTGGCCGGCCAAGGGCCAGGAGCGCGCCCACCTGATCCCCGCCGACGCCTTCCTGCGCGCCACCATGCGCGACGTGGCCTGGGGCTTCTTCTACGGCTGGGTGAACTTCGACGAGGTGATCGGCACCCGCAACCACTACGGCAAGGTCGACCTCTATGCCGGCACCTTCAACGGCGTGCTCCGCGAGGCCGGCGTCGACTACACCGAGCAGTTCGAGACGCCGAAGATCATGGCCACCTTCAAGGCCATCCTGCGCGACTGGACCAATGCCGGCTTCGACCCCTTTGCCGCGCCGGAGGAAACCGGCAGCGCCTTCGGCCGCAAGCACGGTGACAACCTCGAAGCCATCGAGCGCTTCCGCGTGGCCACCCGGCGCATGCCCGGCCTGCCGGACGACTCGCCGCTGCGTGATGACCTGCCGGTGAACCGCCAGTTCGCCGACGTGCCCCAGGACGAGCCGGAAATCCATGCCGCCGCAGGCTTCGAGGGCGAGCTGCATGCGTTCAATCTGTACAAGTACCTGTCCCGCTCCGACGTGACCTGGAACCCGTCGGTCAGCTCGGTGTGCAAGGCCAGTCTGTTCTGCCCGACCACCGAGGAATTCATTCTCCCGGTGTTCCACGGCAACGACCGTGTGGAGTGGTTCCTGCAACTCTCCGACGAAATCATCTGGGACGTGGCCGACAAGGACGACGGCGCCCCCCGCGCGCGCATCACCATGCGCCCCGGCGACATCTGCGCCATGCCGGCGGACATCCGCCACCAGGGCTATTCCACCAAACGCTCCATGCTGCTGGTGTGGGAGAACGCCACGCCAAACCTGCCGCAGCGCTACGAGAGCGGTGAGCTGCCGCCGTACCCGGTGGAGTTCTGA
- a CDS encoding hydroxyquinol 1,2-dioxygenase — protein MSTAAYRTVFGSLDDHRKGSIEIIQGEARHYAFSNIFDVAQRSAPYEKVVVGLNLGYVIETLRAEGVSPWYAAAHDEFAISVDGDVRVEFLKLDAPPGEGEGTRLAGEQPEGRPMGYVLLKRGHQALLPAGCAYRFASARPCVVLLQTIKGPLSVEKWADICLK, from the coding sequence ATGAGCACTGCCGCGTACCGGACCGTCTTCGGTTCGCTCGACGACCATCGCAAGGGTTCGATCGAGATCATCCAGGGCGAAGCCCGCCACTACGCCTTCTCCAACATCTTCGACGTCGCCCAGCGCTCCGCCCCCTATGAAAAGGTGGTGGTCGGCCTGAACCTCGGCTACGTCATCGAGACCCTGCGCGCCGAAGGCGTCTCGCCCTGGTACGCCGCCGCCCACGACGAATTCGCCATCTCGGTGGACGGCGACGTGCGGGTGGAATTCCTCAAGCTCGATGCACCGCCCGGCGAGGGCGAGGGCACCCGCCTGGCCGGCGAGCAACCCGAAGGTCGTCCCATGGGTTACGTGCTGCTCAAGCGTGGCCACCAGGCGCTGCTGCCGGCCGGCTGCGCCTACCGCTTCGCATCCGCACGCCCCTGCGTGGTGCTGCTGCAGACCATCAAGGGCCCGCTGTCGGTGGAGAAGTGGGCAGACATCTGCCTGAAGTGA
- a CDS encoding LutC/YkgG family protein, which translates to MSGDCFSCGGLPWRELPVESGTALPHHAIAVGQAFAALADSGSLVMLATPDSPARLNFLPEHHLVVLSRSRLLSRMERLWPLLREQDTQAVHLLTGPSSTADIGGQLLYGAHGPRALHVLLTP; encoded by the coding sequence ATGAGCGGAGACTGCTTTTCCTGTGGGGGCCTGCCCTGGCGGGAGCTGCCGGTGGAATCCGGCACCGCTTTGCCTCATCACGCCATCGCTGTCGGGCAGGCGTTCGCCGCCCTGGCCGACAGCGGAAGCCTGGTGATGCTGGCAACGCCGGACAGCCCCGCGCGGCTCAATTTCCTGCCGGAGCATCACCTGGTGGTGCTGTCGAGAAGCCGCCTGCTGAGCCGCATGGAACGCCTCTGGCCCCTGCTGCGGGAACAGGACACCCAGGCGGTGCATCTGCTGACCGGCCCGTCCAGCACGGCGGACATCGGCGGCCAACTGCTCTACGGCGCCCACGGACCGCGGGCGCTGCACGTCCTGCTAACGCCGTAG
- a CDS encoding LacI family DNA-binding transcriptional regulator: MTTKSKPTLQDVAQLAGVSSMTVSRALSKPDKVSAQTRQRVEQAVRELGYVPNLAASQLVTRRSGIIGALITTITNPILATTIETLQQGLARAGFHLLIGETRFSQEEESKLLRAFLGRQLDGLILAYGYHAPETLELLQATDIPLIELWDLPEGESPRQPVGQVVGFSNWAAGAAAGRHLVACGYRRPAFFGYDDERENLRFAGFREAVRAGLGVEPPRFKTSPVPHIDDGVAVIQRFAGGEIDCDGAFFTNDMPAIGALFTCQRLGIRVPDELGICGFGDLPIARVATPSLTSVRIPAEQVANATVELLCQRIRGEGDGTAQIDVGSELVARESTALRR; the protein is encoded by the coding sequence ATGACCACCAAGAGCAAACCCACCTTGCAGGATGTCGCCCAGCTCGCCGGGGTATCCAGCATGACGGTGTCGCGGGCGCTGTCGAAACCGGACAAGGTTTCGGCGCAGACCCGGCAGCGGGTGGAGCAGGCGGTGCGCGAACTGGGTTACGTGCCCAACCTGGCCGCCAGTCAGCTCGTGACGCGGCGTAGCGGCATTATCGGCGCGCTGATCACCACCATCACCAACCCTATCCTCGCGACCACCATCGAGACCCTGCAGCAAGGCCTGGCCCGGGCGGGGTTCCATCTGCTGATTGGTGAAACCCGTTTTTCCCAGGAGGAAGAAAGCAAGCTGCTGCGTGCCTTCCTCGGCCGCCAACTGGACGGCCTGATCCTCGCCTACGGTTACCACGCGCCGGAAACCCTGGAACTGTTGCAAGCCACCGATATCCCGCTGATCGAACTCTGGGACTTGCCCGAGGGCGAGTCGCCGCGCCAGCCCGTGGGGCAGGTGGTGGGCTTCTCCAACTGGGCCGCCGGTGCGGCGGCCGGGCGTCACCTGGTGGCTTGCGGTTACCGCCGGCCGGCCTTTTTCGGTTATGACGACGAGCGCGAGAACCTGCGCTTCGCCGGTTTTCGCGAGGCGGTGAGGGCGGGCCTGGGTGTCGAGCCGCCGCGCTTCAAGACCTCGCCGGTGCCGCATATCGACGATGGCGTGGCGGTGATCCAGCGATTCGCCGGGGGCGAGATTGACTGCGACGGCGCGTTCTTTACCAACGACATGCCCGCCATCGGCGCGCTCTTCACCTGCCAGCGCCTGGGCATCCGCGTACCGGACGAACTGGGCATCTGCGGCTTCGGCGATCTGCCCATCGCGCGGGTGGCCACGCCCTCGCTGACCAGTGTGAGGATTCCCGCCGAACAGGTGGCCAATGCCACGGTGGAGCTGCTGTGCCAGCGCATCCGTGGCGAAGGCGACGGTACTGCCCAGATCGATGTGGGCAGCGAGCTGGTGGCGCGGGAGTCCACCGCGCTACGGCGTTAG